The following coding sequences lie in one Treponema sp. OMZ 790 genomic window:
- a CDS encoding methyl-accepting chemotaxis protein encodes MKHKSKKTKSLRIRIALIVVVLTAIPAFIVGLADYFIALNQSRLAYERQTQELIDGADLYIDNLIGSLKELNTALSNIDLIKNVDGSITSYINLKADTASGKVDMNPSAFDSNEKALFNLIKSFQDSFSSIIYITLASESDGGILMCPPKERSPGYDARTRGWYKDCIQSPNNQILSDLYISSTNEVSIEITNKIIKNGKPQGVVSTSVDLSYIQKIIQEKNISETGHTLIIDKKGLIAGHSKQKELIGKHVETLGKEYETLLKSGNTEFTKHSMGNQVYYSKIVHSKNADLGWTYIYTISSSEYEAVGKKVLINLVIILAGIFVLTIPVAYLTSAKIIKMLRKIAEALHKVGENNLSVSIPVLASGEIGEIIILLNETIKKLGNSIRTVAENTHNMNEVENSFAASISEAASAVEQITANIQSVKKQTEIQNSSVSEALSSVEQIMKRIRELNSSIEIQSSSVVESSTAIEQMVANIDSITKTLEKTDDVIVNLVGATADGKDSLITSNSVTKKIAEESGGLLEASTVIEHIASQTNLLAMNAAIEAAHAGEAGKGFAVVADEIRKLAEESSAQGKTITETLKALGSEIESLSVSSHTAEEKFNIIFNLAEQVKTMSSTLTLAMKEQSNGSSEVLNAIKNINSVTNDVKTDSTEMLTAGKNISGDMEKLDNLTQFITQSMNEMAVGAIQMSKTVQEVNEMTQENKTSIENLTNEVNKFKV; translated from the coding sequence ATGAAACATAAATCAAAAAAAACAAAATCTTTGCGAATAAGGATAGCCTTAATTGTCGTTGTCTTGACTGCCATACCTGCTTTCATAGTAGGTTTGGCAGATTATTTTATTGCTCTAAATCAAAGCAGGTTGGCGTATGAACGGCAGACACAAGAATTAATAGACGGAGCCGACCTATATATCGATAATTTAATCGGCAGTTTAAAAGAACTAAATACAGCCCTTTCAAATATCGATCTTATAAAAAATGTTGATGGAAGTATTACGTCTTATATAAATTTAAAAGCCGATACTGCAAGCGGCAAGGTTGATATGAATCCTTCCGCTTTTGATTCTAACGAAAAAGCTCTTTTCAATCTCATAAAATCCTTTCAAGATTCTTTTTCTTCCATAATATATATTACCCTTGCCTCAGAAAGTGACGGCGGAATATTAATGTGCCCGCCCAAAGAGAGAAGTCCCGGATATGATGCCCGAACCCGAGGCTGGTACAAAGACTGTATACAAAGTCCAAACAATCAGATTCTTTCGGATTTATATATTTCTTCCACTAACGAAGTTTCGATAGAAATTACAAACAAAATAATAAAGAACGGAAAGCCTCAAGGTGTAGTTTCGACTTCGGTAGATCTTTCCTATATTCAAAAAATTATTCAGGAAAAAAATATAAGTGAAACAGGTCATACACTAATTATCGACAAAAAAGGTCTTATAGCCGGGCACAGTAAACAAAAAGAACTTATAGGCAAACATGTAGAAACCTTAGGTAAAGAATATGAAACTCTTTTGAAATCCGGTAATACCGAATTTACAAAACATTCTATGGGAAATCAAGTTTATTATTCCAAGATAGTACATTCAAAAAATGCAGATTTAGGCTGGACATATATTTATACGATTAGTTCCTCCGAATACGAAGCGGTGGGAAAAAAAGTTTTGATAAATCTTGTAATAATACTTGCAGGAATTTTTGTTTTGACCATTCCTGTTGCTTATCTCACCTCAGCCAAAATAATAAAAATGCTTAGAAAAATAGCTGAAGCCTTACATAAAGTAGGAGAAAATAATCTTTCAGTTTCAATTCCAGTTTTAGCTTCAGGCGAGATAGGTGAAATAATAATTCTTTTAAATGAAACCATTAAAAAATTGGGAAATTCAATTCGAACGGTTGCAGAAAATACCCATAATATGAATGAGGTTGAAAATAGCTTTGCCGCAAGTATAAGCGAAGCCGCAAGTGCAGTTGAACAAATAACAGCAAATATACAAAGTGTTAAGAAACAAACTGAAATTCAAAATTCAAGTGTAAGTGAAGCTTTATCAAGTGTTGAACAGATTATGAAGCGAATAAGAGAACTAAATTCAAGTATTGAAATTCAGTCCTCCAGTGTAGTCGAATCTTCCACCGCGATTGAACAAATGGTTGCAAATATAGATTCAATTACAAAAACACTCGAAAAAACGGATGATGTTATTGTAAATCTTGTCGGAGCAACAGCCGATGGAAAAGATTCCCTTATCACTTCAAATTCTGTAACAAAAAAAATTGCCGAAGAATCCGGGGGCCTACTCGAAGCTTCTACCGTGATAGAACATATAGCAAGTCAAACAAATTTATTGGCTATGAATGCGGCGATTGAAGCGGCCCATGCCGGGGAAGCCGGAAAAGGCTTTGCCGTCGTTGCGGATGAAATAAGAAAATTAGCTGAAGAGTCCAGTGCACAAGGTAAAACAATTACGGAAACCCTAAAAGCTCTAGGAAGTGAAATTGAAAGTTTATCCGTTTCTTCACATACTGCAGAAGAAAAATTTAATATAATATTTAATTTAGCTGAGCAAGTTAAAACGATGAGCTCTACTTTAACTCTTGCGATGAAAGAACAATCGAATGGAAGCAGTGAAGTTTTAAATGCCATAAAAAATATTAATTCGGTAACAAATGACGTAAAAACCGATTCAACCGAAATGCTTACGGCCGGTAAAAATATTTCGGGCGATATGGAAAAACTTGATAATCTCACACAATTTATTACGCAAAGCATGAACGAAATGGCTGTAGGAGCGATTCAAATGAGTAAGACTGTTCAAGAAGTAAATGAAATGACACAGGAAAATAAAACAAGTATTGAAAATTTAACAAATGAAGTAAATAAATTTAAGGTATAA
- a CDS encoding NADH:flavin oxidoreductase — translation MLEIFEPVRVKNIEFINRVVMAPMVRFGFEYNKGIFGEKLMEEYLTAADKNIGLLVSQALSVIPGKNVRGGAYSEEHIEYLAKIAKACHAGGCRFFAQLAYPGFAFYDDSARKIDSLTTEEIISIRKSFIDAARICKKAGLDGIELHGAHSYFLNMMSSPLANHRTDSYGGDIPRRLKLAEEIISGIREFAGEGFIISYRMGWLDDLDLDIKTAQNLEKIGVDMLHISKGIPSERPIAIPENFNFNEVVYTASVIKKNVRVPVIAVNEIKTISRGNELIKTGAVDFAAYGRPFLADPAFAKKSIKDEFYKPCVDCNKCKWYTKAEECPGRLCNK, via the coding sequence ATGCTTGAAATTTTTGAACCTGTCCGAGTTAAGAATATTGAATTTATAAACAGAGTGGTGATGGCGCCAATGGTACGTTTCGGTTTTGAATATAATAAGGGTATCTTTGGCGAAAAACTTATGGAAGAGTATTTAACTGCCGCAGATAAAAACATTGGGCTTTTGGTAAGTCAGGCGCTTTCCGTAATTCCCGGGAAGAATGTCCGAGGCGGGGCTTATTCGGAAGAGCATATAGAATATTTAGCTAAGATTGCAAAAGCCTGCCATGCCGGAGGCTGCCGCTTTTTTGCCCAATTGGCATATCCCGGTTTTGCTTTTTATGATGACAGTGCCCGAAAAATTGACAGCCTCACTACGGAAGAAATTATCTCTATCCGTAAAAGTTTTATTGATGCTGCAAGAATTTGTAAAAAAGCCGGGCTTGACGGTATAGAGCTTCATGGTGCCCACTCTTATTTTTTAAATATGATGAGCTCGCCTCTTGCAAATCATAGAACCGATTCTTACGGCGGCGATATTCCGCGCCGACTTAAACTTGCAGAAGAAATTATTTCCGGCATAAGGGAATTTGCAGGAGAGGGTTTTATAATTTCATATAGAATGGGCTGGCTTGATGACCTCGATTTGGATATAAAAACCGCTCAAAATTTGGAAAAAATAGGAGTTGACATGCTGCATATTTCCAAGGGTATACCTTCGGAACGACCTATCGCAATCCCGGAAAATTTTAATTTTAATGAAGTAGTTTACACAGCTTCCGTTATTAAAAAGAATGTAAGGGTTCCTGTGATTGCAGTAAACGAGATTAAAACAATAAGCAGGGGAAACGAATTGATTAAAACCGGGGCCGTAGATTTTGCGGCCTATGGACGCCCCTTTTTAGCTGATCCGGCTTTTGCAAAAAAATCGATAAAGGATGAATTTTATAAGCCCTGCGTCGATTGCAATAAATGTAAATGGTACACTAAAGCTGAAGAATGTCCCGGCCGTTTATGTAATAAGTAA
- a CDS encoding RNA polymerase sigma factor — MENKIDLDLLIDQAGDSLWRFCLRLEKTRLDAEDLYQETMLKAIRLQNKIEFDKNPKAFLFSIAVGIHKNKFRKFFRRVKLAPPSSSALESLSSPYEVLPEIEFEKKELKEEIEKAVSSLPEKIKISILMFYSADMSIADISKNLDIPEGTVKSRLNKGRSILKSIIEESGYGIK, encoded by the coding sequence ATGGAAAATAAAATCGATTTAGACCTTTTGATTGATCAAGCGGGAGATTCTCTTTGGCGCTTTTGTTTAAGGCTTGAAAAAACAAGACTTGATGCTGAAGACCTATATCAAGAAACTATGTTAAAAGCAATTAGACTGCAAAACAAAATAGAGTTTGATAAAAACCCTAAGGCTTTTTTATTTTCGATTGCTGTCGGAATACATAAAAATAAATTTCGTAAGTTTTTTAGAAGAGTTAAACTTGCACCCCCCTCGAGTTCTGCACTTGAATCTCTCTCTTCTCCTTATGAAGTTTTACCCGAAATTGAATTCGAAAAAAAAGAATTGAAAGAAGAAATTGAAAAGGCTGTTTCTTCTTTGCCCGAAAAAATTAAGATAAGCATTTTAATGTTCTATTCGGCGGATATGAGCATTGCTGATATTTCAAAAAACTTAGATATACCGGAAGGCACGGTAAAGAGCAGGCTTAATAAGGGCCGCAGTATTTTAAAAAGTATAATAGAGGAGAGCGGATATGGAATCAAATAA
- a CDS encoding PLDc N-terminal domain-containing protein codes for MFFVSLITVIITVSIFALAARILIAYWVYKDAQERNDEALVWVLIVFFLSAVLGLILYLVAARKSRRIKCSSCGFTQTAGIPYCGSCGKQMPPLSEALNKRSKANLWPLISAGILTLLSLIFSIILSIYIFKSAVNGEIENFFPNADIALMQSQTNFNNLYRASFKYRTSEKFSTFTIKEGRNLKCSWNIDSGNISVEIIFGEKIIKSFDNNKDGNILNTEIDMADYVGKKIKLKIKCSKASGSFEFNAR; via the coding sequence ATGTTTTTTGTTTCACTTATTACTGTTATTATCACAGTATCGATTTTTGCACTTGCTGCCCGCATTCTTATTGCATATTGGGTTTACAAAGATGCACAAGAAAGAAATGACGAAGCCTTGGTTTGGGTTTTAATTGTGTTTTTTTTATCGGCAGTGCTCGGACTCATTCTTTATCTTGTAGCAGCCCGAAAAAGCAGAAGGATAAAATGTTCCTCATGCGGATTTACTCAGACTGCAGGAATACCCTATTGTGGAAGCTGCGGTAAACAGATGCCCCCTCTTTCGGAAGCCTTAAATAAAAGAAGTAAGGCAAATCTTTGGCCTCTTATTAGCGCAGGTATTTTAACCCTTTTGAGTTTAATTTTTTCGATTATATTATCGATTTATATCTTTAAATCGGCTGTCAACGGAGAAATAGAAAACTTTTTTCCGAATGCAGACATAGCTCTTATGCAAAGTCAAACTAATTTTAATAACCTATATAGGGCGTCGTTTAAATATCGGACTTCCGAAAAATTCAGCACCTTTACAATAAAAGAAGGCCGAAACTTAAAATGTTCATGGAATATAGATTCAGGTAATATTTCGGTAGAAATAATTTTCGGTGAAAAGATAATTAAATCTTTTGATAACAATAAAGACGGAAACATATTAAACACCGAAATCGATATGGCGGATTATGTCGGCAAAAAAATTAAACTCAAAATCAAATGCAGCAAAGCATCGGGTTCTTTTGAATTTAATGCCCGCTAA
- a CDS encoding MATE family efflux transporter has translation MTDKREHLISGNMFKLMLELSIPGIIGMFVISLYNFVDAIFVGRYVGPIAIGAISIAYTFTLINNGIAVLIGIGSASVLSRAVGRNDQETVDSIMGNVFILTLLFSILTTTAGIIFAPQLLGLIGAEGEMLRLGVNYLRIVYIGSIFVNFGQAANMVMRGEGRMSLAMLLMGLSAVLNIILDAVFVVVLKQGLEGAAIATVISQVVLAICNFCYFAFFSKNVRFKHFKLQKLIVKETLAVGFSAMLMQVFALLQQAVMYSTLKRYGGEDQVILMGAFFRYLMLSFIPLWGISQGYQPFAGTNFGAGKFDRVKKGTFLFYGFGLFLSIIFWLVFLIMPERVLGLFLENKELISLGRTNAILSISLFPLSAIMIINLTLFQALGKAKYAGILVIARQFLLYIPAVLILPVFFGTRGVWISSPIIETLVMILSTLIVIKLFKKDLRTKDKALSA, from the coding sequence ATGACGGATAAAAGAGAACATTTAATTTCAGGTAACATGTTCAAACTCATGCTCGAACTCAGCATCCCGGGCATTATCGGAATGTTTGTAATCAGTTTATACAATTTTGTAGATGCAATTTTTGTCGGGAGATATGTTGGGCCCATTGCCATAGGTGCGATCAGTATTGCCTATACATTTACACTAATAAATAACGGTATTGCCGTTTTAATCGGAATAGGTTCTGCATCGGTTCTTTCAAGAGCGGTTGGCAGAAACGATCAAGAAACAGTCGATTCCATTATGGGGAATGTTTTTATTCTTACTCTTCTTTTTTCGATTTTGACTACAACAGCAGGTATAATTTTTGCGCCGCAGCTTTTAGGTCTTATAGGTGCTGAAGGAGAAATGCTCCGCTTAGGAGTGAACTATCTCAGGATTGTGTATATCGGCTCAATCTTTGTAAACTTCGGTCAGGCCGCAAACATGGTAATGCGGGGCGAAGGCCGAATGAGCCTTGCAATGCTTTTAATGGGACTAAGTGCGGTTTTAAACATAATCTTGGATGCAGTTTTTGTAGTAGTTTTAAAGCAAGGACTTGAGGGAGCCGCTATCGCAACGGTTATATCTCAAGTTGTTCTTGCAATTTGTAATTTTTGTTACTTTGCTTTCTTCAGCAAAAATGTCAGATTTAAACACTTTAAACTGCAAAAACTAATCGTAAAAGAAACTCTTGCTGTAGGATTTTCTGCAATGCTTATGCAGGTGTTTGCTCTTTTACAGCAGGCCGTTATGTATTCTACATTAAAAAGATACGGCGGAGAAGATCAAGTAATTTTGATGGGGGCTTTTTTCAGATATTTAATGTTATCTTTTATTCCTCTTTGGGGAATAAGTCAGGGCTATCAGCCCTTTGCCGGAACTAACTTTGGAGCCGGAAAATTTGACAGGGTAAAAAAAGGAACCTTTCTCTTTTACGGTTTCGGACTATTCTTATCCATTATCTTCTGGCTGGTATTTTTAATTATGCCTGAAAGGGTCTTAGGTTTATTCTTGGAAAATAAAGAACTTATATCTTTAGGAAGAACAAATGCAATACTTTCTATTTCTTTATTTCCCTTGTCGGCAATTATGATTATCAATCTAACACTCTTCCAAGCCTTGGGTAAGGCTAAGTACGCAGGCATCTTGGTAATTGCGAGGCAATTCTTACTTTATATTCCGGCCGTATTAATTCTCCCCGTATTTTTTGGAACACGAGGAGTTTGGATTTCAAGTCCGATAATAGAAACTCTGGTTATGATTTTATCTACACTCATAGTGATTAAACTTTTTAAAAAAGATTTAAGAACCAAAGACAAAGCATTGAGCGCATAG
- a CDS encoding TetR/AcrR family transcriptional regulator, protein MLFPYNIDMAKFTRKTKEERSHEIMEAAKKVFLKKGFHNTTMEDIVAATSLSKGGVYQYFKSTKSIMFAIMQEGNYFRYRRNEEIFSSAKKIADPYEIVTQALEAKLFDYVPEKRLYLMFLAEILYDKEYESLFLELEAQAHKFISENLEHLFKEGAFAGKKIKYKTNKAGRLYSRLFNGILIIYELFEDKTVFNKEKSEMHNLIYSCVKKSFTIE, encoded by the coding sequence TTGCTTTTTCCTTATAATATAGATATGGCAAAATTTACGAGAAAGACAAAAGAAGAGCGCTCGCATGAAATAATGGAAGCTGCAAAAAAGGTGTTTTTAAAAAAAGGTTTTCATAATACTACAATGGAAGATATTGTTGCTGCCACCAGCCTTTCAAAGGGAGGGGTCTACCAGTACTTTAAAAGCACAAAATCTATAATGTTTGCTATAATGCAGGAAGGAAACTATTTTCGATACAGACGCAACGAAGAAATTTTTAGTTCTGCAAAAAAAATTGCCGACCCTTACGAAATTGTAACCCAAGCTCTAGAAGCAAAACTCTTTGATTATGTTCCCGAAAAACGGCTCTATCTAATGTTTCTTGCCGAAATTCTATATGATAAAGAATATGAATCTCTTTTTTTAGAGCTTGAAGCTCAGGCTCATAAGTTTATAAGCGAAAATTTGGAGCATTTATTTAAAGAAGGAGCTTTTGCAGGTAAAAAAATAAAGTATAAAACAAATAAGGCCGGAAGACTCTACTCTCGTCTCTTTAACGGAATCCTTATAATCTATGAACTTTTTGAAGATAAAACTGTTTTTAATAAAGAAAAGAGCGAGATGCATAACCTAATCTATTCTTGTGTAAAAAAAAGCTTTACAATCGAATGA
- the csn2 gene encoding type II-A CRISPR-associated protein Csn2 — protein sequence MKLVHPDLENQIVFLENTVNVLTIENKSFFTEFTSELFSQYLGNEGKFVLSEDNKELSVSKTCELILNPINIDINNKQNLNKIYSILKQSISDEYNYIKTCGIKSEILKYIDEIVFSLDIPLKRDDEFDLTSIFKAVNISFETEYKNLLEKIIDYISASVELNQIRCFIFINLKQFLNFKDLSELYKFARYIKTNLFLIEGSYISTKEDCEKSYIIDNDLCEIY from the coding sequence ATGAAATTAGTACATCCTGATCTCGAAAATCAAATAGTCTTTTTAGAAAACACAGTTAATGTTTTAACCATAGAAAATAAAAGTTTTTTTACCGAATTTACATCTGAGCTTTTTAGTCAATATTTAGGCAATGAAGGAAAATTCGTATTATCGGAAGATAATAAAGAGCTTTCTGTCTCAAAAACATGTGAACTTATATTAAATCCTATAAATATTGATATAAATAATAAACAAAATCTAAATAAAATTTATTCGATTTTAAAACAAAGTATTTCCGATGAGTACAATTATATAAAAACATGCGGTATAAAAAGTGAAATATTAAAGTACATAGATGAGATAGTTTTTTCTTTAGACATACCCCTCAAAAGAGATGACGAATTTGATTTGACTAGCATATTTAAAGCTGTTAATATTTCTTTTGAAACAGAATACAAGAATTTACTTGAAAAAATTATAGACTATATAAGTGCTTCTGTGGAATTAAATCAAATAAGATGCTTTATTTTTATAAACCTGAAACAGTTTTTAAATTTCAAAGACCTATCCGAGCTATATAAATTTGCCCGATATATAAAAACAAATCTCTTTTTAATAGAGGGGTCATACATATCGACAAAAGAAGATTGTGAAAAATCTTATATTATTGATAATGACCTTTGTGAAATATATTGA
- the cas2 gene encoding CRISPR-associated endonuclease Cas2, which translates to MRVIVFFDLPVITPENRHNYSTFRKFLIKSGFIMQQKSVYSKLVLNLTNRDSVVKNIEKNKPPEGLVEVLTVTEKQYARMEIIIGESKTEYLNTDERLVVI; encoded by the coding sequence ATGAGAGTTATAGTTTTTTTTGATTTACCCGTAATAACACCCGAAAATAGGCATAATTATTCGACATTTCGAAAGTTTTTAATTAAATCCGGTTTTATTATGCAGCAAAAATCTGTTTATTCAAAATTAGTTTTAAATCTTACAAATAGAGATTCTGTAGTAAAGAATATAGAAAAGAACAAACCGCCTGAAGGCTTGGTTGAAGTATTAACAGTTACCGAAAAACAATATGCAAGGATGGAAATTATTATTGGAGAATCAAAAACAGAATATTTAAATACTGATGAAAGGCTCGTTGTTATATGA
- the cas1 gene encoding type II CRISPR-associated endonuclease Cas1, with protein sequence MSWRTVVISNRAKLDLHLNHLVVRGEKIQKVFIEEISVLIIETTAVSITAALLNELIKQKVKIIFCDEKRNPASELVGYYGSHDTGEKIRLQIKWDKNIKQLVWTEVVTEKIRQQKYLLEKLKLPQASLLAEYITDIDINDKTNKEAHAAKAYFAALFGAGFSRSLDIPINAALNYGYSILLSAFNREITANGYITQLGIFHDNIFNPFNLASDLMEPFRPLVDAEVFKLNPQKFEHEEKLKIVDVVNKKVFINNKEHYLNKAIEIFVHSIFDALNEKDISQIKFYRDEL encoded by the coding sequence ATGAGTTGGAGAACCGTTGTCATTTCAAATAGAGCAAAACTGGATTTACACTTAAATCACCTCGTAGTTAGAGGAGAAAAAATTCAAAAAGTTTTTATAGAAGAAATTTCGGTTTTAATCATTGAAACGACAGCGGTTTCTATAACCGCAGCCTTATTAAATGAACTTATAAAACAAAAGGTTAAGATAATTTTTTGTGATGAAAAACGGAATCCGGCTTCTGAATTGGTAGGATATTACGGAAGTCATGATACCGGCGAAAAAATCAGGCTTCAAATAAAATGGGATAAGAATATTAAACAGCTTGTATGGACTGAGGTAGTAACAGAAAAAATAAGACAGCAAAAATACCTCTTAGAAAAACTGAAGCTTCCGCAAGCGAGTTTACTGGCTGAGTATATTACCGATATAGACATTAACGATAAAACAAATAAGGAGGCTCATGCTGCAAAAGCATATTTTGCAGCACTATTTGGAGCAGGGTTTTCCAGAAGTTTGGATATCCCTATAAATGCCGCTTTAAATTACGGATACAGTATCTTACTTTCTGCATTTAATCGTGAAATAACTGCAAACGGTTATATTACACAACTCGGAATTTTTCATGATAATATATTTAATCCTTTTAATCTTGCCTCAGACCTTATGGAACCCTTCAGGCCTTTGGTAGATGCGGAAGTGTTTAAACTTAATCCTCAAAAATTTGAACATGAGGAAAAATTAAAAATAGTGGATGTTGTAAATAAAAAGGTGTTTATAAATAATAAAGAGCATTATCTAAATAAGGCTATCGAAATTTTTGTGCACAGTATCTTTGATGCTCTAAATGAAAAGGATATTTCACAAATTAAATTTTACCGCGATGAGTTATAG